One region of Streptomyces sp. NBC_00442 genomic DNA includes:
- a CDS encoding TetR/AcrR family transcriptional regulator: MARGNTRQRIQDVALELFGEQGYEKTSLREIAERLGVTKAALYYHFKTKEDIIISLFQDLTRPMDELIEWGKDQPHTLEIKQEILHRYSEALFGAEPLFRFMQENQATMRELSIGEMFKERVHAMVDLLTDQDASMSDRIRCFTALLSMHAGLFVLKDVKGTPEEKRASILEVANDLVVRAHHNTQAHHHTRGR, translated from the coding sequence ATGGCCAGAGGAAACACCCGCCAGCGGATCCAGGACGTTGCCCTGGAGCTCTTCGGTGAGCAGGGGTACGAGAAGACCTCGCTGCGCGAGATCGCCGAGCGCCTCGGCGTGACGAAGGCCGCGCTCTACTACCACTTCAAGACCAAGGAAGACATCATCATCAGCCTCTTCCAGGACCTCACCAGGCCCATGGACGAGCTGATCGAGTGGGGCAAGGACCAGCCGCACACCCTGGAGATCAAGCAGGAGATCCTGCACCGCTACAGCGAGGCGCTCTTCGGGGCCGAGCCGCTGTTCCGGTTCATGCAGGAGAACCAGGCGACCATGCGCGAGCTGAGCATCGGCGAGATGTTCAAGGAGCGGGTGCACGCGATGGTCGACCTGCTGACCGACCAGGACGCCTCGATGTCGGACCGGATCCGCTGCTTCACGGCGCTCCTGTCGATGCACGCAGGGCTTTTCGTCCTCAAGGACGTCAAGGGCACCCCCGAGGAGAAGCGCGCCAGCATCCTCGAAGTCGCCAACGACCTGGTCGTCCGGGCCCACCACAACACGCAGGCCCACCACCACACGCGGGGCCGGTAG
- a CDS encoding MDR family MFS transporter, whose product MATGISQETVAEAEVSEGPQPRSVRVVLLALMIAMLLAMLDNMIVNTAMPTIVGELGGLEHLSWVVTAYTLATAASTPIWGKLGDMYGRKGAFLTSIVIFLAGSALSGMAQDMSQLIGFRAIQGLGAGGLMVGVMAIIGDLIPPRDRGKYQGMMAGVMALAMIGGPLVGGAITDHLGWRWTFYINIPLGAVALAMVTAVLHLPKKRARGRIDYLGTILLTVGITSIVLVTTWGGSQYAWSSAIIMELIALGVAAIIGFLFVEKKAAEPIVPLHIFRNRNFSLMSGIGFLTGFVMFGAMLFLPLYQQSVQGASATNSGLLLLPMLLSMMAVSLIAGRVTTSSGKYKIFPILGGALVVVGLFLLSTMDTTTTRFMSGVYMAVLGAGMGFLMQITMLVAQNSVEMKDMGVASSSTTLFRTLGSSFGVSIMGAIFTNRVGDEMTHRLGKAASAGAGNLASAQLDHASLLKLPAPVREAYQYAVSSGTHGTFLVGSIIAVAMFVAALFVKEVPLRGSAPAPGEGDAPLTEPAL is encoded by the coding sequence ATGGCGACGGGGATATCACAAGAGACGGTGGCAGAGGCGGAGGTGTCCGAAGGGCCACAGCCGCGCAGCGTGCGGGTCGTGCTGCTCGCGCTCATGATCGCGATGCTGCTCGCCATGCTCGACAACATGATCGTCAACACGGCGATGCCGACGATCGTGGGCGAGCTCGGTGGCCTGGAGCACCTGTCCTGGGTCGTGACCGCCTACACCCTGGCGACCGCCGCCTCCACCCCGATCTGGGGCAAGCTCGGCGACATGTACGGGCGCAAGGGCGCCTTCCTCACGTCCATCGTGATCTTCCTGGCCGGTTCCGCGCTCAGCGGCATGGCCCAGGACATGAGCCAGCTCATCGGCTTCCGCGCGATCCAGGGCCTCGGCGCCGGTGGCCTCATGGTCGGCGTCATGGCGATCATCGGTGACCTCATCCCGCCCCGCGACCGGGGCAAGTACCAGGGCATGATGGCCGGCGTCATGGCGCTCGCCATGATCGGCGGCCCGCTGGTCGGCGGCGCCATCACCGACCACCTCGGCTGGCGCTGGACCTTCTACATCAACATCCCGCTCGGCGCGGTCGCGCTCGCCATGGTCACCGCCGTCCTGCACCTGCCCAAGAAGCGGGCCCGCGGCCGGATCGACTACCTCGGCACCATCCTGCTGACCGTCGGCATCACCTCGATCGTCCTCGTCACCACCTGGGGCGGCTCGCAGTACGCCTGGAGCTCCGCGATCATCATGGAGCTCATCGCGCTCGGCGTCGCCGCGATCATCGGCTTCCTCTTCGTGGAGAAGAAGGCCGCCGAGCCGATCGTGCCGCTGCACATCTTCCGCAACCGCAACTTCTCGCTCATGTCCGGGATCGGCTTCCTCACCGGCTTCGTGATGTTCGGCGCGATGCTGTTCCTGCCGCTGTACCAGCAGTCCGTGCAGGGCGCCTCCGCCACCAACTCCGGGCTGCTGCTCCTGCCGATGCTGCTCTCCATGATGGCCGTCTCGCTGATCGCGGGCCGGGTCACCACCAGCAGCGGCAAGTACAAGATCTTCCCGATCCTGGGCGGCGCGCTCGTCGTGGTCGGCCTGTTCCTCCTCTCCACGATGGACACCACCACGACCCGGTTCATGTCCGGCGTCTACATGGCGGTGCTCGGCGCGGGCATGGGCTTCCTGATGCAGATCACGATGCTGGTCGCGCAGAACAGCGTCGAGATGAAGGACATGGGCGTCGCCTCGTCGTCCACGACCCTCTTCCGTACGCTCGGCTCGTCCTTCGGCGTCTCGATCATGGGCGCGATCTTCACCAACCGGGTCGGCGACGAGATGACCCACCGCCTCGGCAAGGCGGCCTCCGCCGGGGCCGGCAACCTGGCGTCGGCGCAGCTGGACCACGCGAGTCTGCTGAAGCTGCCGGCGCCGGTCCGGGAGGCGTACCAGTACGCCGTCTCCTCCGGTACGCACGGGACGTTCCTGGTCGGTTCGATCATCGCGGTGGCCATGTTCGTGGCGGCGCTCTTCGTCAAGGAGGTCCCGCTGCGCGGGTCCGCCCCGGCGCCGGGCGAGGGCGACGCGCCCCTCACGGAGCCGGCGCTGTAG
- a CDS encoding M23 family metallopeptidase gives MLRRTPSRSARPSLFPLRTASVAAVATAMGAATLLGGGAAFADQAKSATPTPAAATTSAVAGQAKAQAKAATAAKRAAAAKAASWVHPVQRYTLSASFGLGGTMWSHKHSGQDFAVPTGTPVSAAHAGTVVKAGPIGGGDGPAYGNAVVIRHANNTYSQYAHLSKINVRIGQSVATGERIALSGSTGNSSGPHLHFEIRTTPHYGSAVNPVAFLRTVGVTV, from the coding sequence ATGCTCCGGCGCACCCCGTCCCGCTCCGCCCGCCCGTCCCTGTTCCCGCTGCGTACCGCCTCGGTCGCCGCCGTCGCCACCGCGATGGGGGCCGCCACGCTCCTCGGCGGCGGGGCCGCGTTCGCCGACCAGGCGAAGTCCGCCACGCCCACTCCGGCCGCCGCCACCACGAGTGCGGTCGCGGGCCAGGCGAAGGCGCAGGCCAAGGCCGCCACCGCGGCGAAGCGGGCCGCTGCCGCCAAGGCCGCGTCCTGGGTGCACCCGGTGCAGCGCTACACGCTGAGCGCCTCCTTCGGCCTGGGCGGCACGATGTGGTCGCACAAGCACTCCGGGCAGGACTTCGCGGTGCCCACCGGCACGCCCGTCTCCGCCGCGCACGCCGGCACCGTCGTCAAGGCCGGTCCGATCGGCGGCGGTGACGGTCCCGCGTACGGCAACGCCGTCGTGATCCGGCACGCCAACAACACGTACTCGCAGTACGCCCACCTGTCGAAGATCAATGTGCGCATCGGCCAGAGCGTGGCCACCGGCGAGCGGATCGCGCTGTCCGGTAGCACCGGCAACTCCAGCGGCCCGCACCTGCACTTCGAGATCCGTACGACGCCGCACTACGGCTCGGCGGTCAACCCGGTCGCCTTCCTGCGGACGGTGGGCGTCACCGTCTGA